In Methanothermobacter sp. K4, one genomic interval encodes:
- a CDS encoding restriction endonuclease — MHIAVPDFQDIMLPLLRLAAEGEQSLNGSIEKLAEEFQLSLDDLNELMPSGSPKFRSRVSWAKTYLKKAGLLESRKRGFFNITERGLEVLKEDPPGIGVDFLMQFPEFAEFREGSGKPRKSRKRCPKRTNSRRERLTPEERLERAYDELRKGLAAEILDIVRNSSPEFFERLVVDLLVRMGYGGSREDAGSAIGRQGDGGVDGIIKEDRLGLDVIYIQAKRWNSSVSRPEIQKFVGALQGKRAGKGIFITTSDFTEGAREYVSKIDSRIVLIDGMQMANYMIEHGVGVAEVASYSVKKIDNDYFSE; from the coding sequence GTGCATATAGCGGTTCCTGATTTTCAGGATATAATGTTACCCCTCCTGAGGCTGGCAGCTGAGGGAGAGCAGAGTTTAAATGGGTCCATAGAAAAACTTGCAGAGGAGTTCCAGTTATCTCTGGACGATTTAAACGAACTAATGCCAAGTGGTTCGCCAAAGTTCAGAAGCAGGGTTTCATGGGCCAAGACATACCTCAAGAAGGCGGGTCTTCTTGAATCAAGGAAAAGGGGATTTTTTAATATCACAGAGCGCGGACTGGAGGTTCTTAAGGAGGATCCCCCCGGCATTGGCGTTGATTTTCTGATGCAATTCCCTGAATTTGCAGAGTTTCGTGAGGGATCAGGTAAACCAAGGAAGAGCCGTAAAAGGTGTCCAAAAAGAACCAATTCAAGGAGGGAGAGGCTCACCCCTGAGGAGAGACTTGAAAGGGCCTATGATGAACTCAGGAAGGGTCTCGCAGCCGAAATCCTGGATATAGTCAGGAACAGCTCACCTGAATTCTTTGAACGACTTGTTGTGGATCTGCTTGTAAGGATGGGGTATGGAGGATCCAGGGAGGATGCAGGGAGTGCCATTGGCAGGCAGGGGGACGGTGGCGTCGACGGGATAATAAAGGAGGACAGACTGGGACTTGACGTTATCTACATACAGGCGAAAAGGTGGAACAGTTCAGTGTCCCGCCCCGAGATCCAGAAATTTGTGGGTGCACTGCAGGGTAAGAGGGCAGGAAAGGGCATATTCATAACCACATCGGATTTCACGGAGGGTGCAAGGGAATATGTCTCCAAAATTGATAGCAGGATAGTGCTAATTGATGGTATGCAGATGGCGAACTATATGATTGAACATGGTGTGGGTGTAGCTGAGGTGGCCTCCTACTCTGTTAAAAAGATTGATAATGATTATTTTTCTGAATGA
- a CDS encoding GMP synthase subunit A: MILIINNHGQYNHRIHRTLRYLQIPSSLVPNTTPLDEIISMEPDGLILGGGPSLEMAGNCVEYIQKLDIPILGICLGHQLIALAYGGEVATAEAESYAQIELEILDEDDIFRGLGPRMSVWASHKDEVKRLPEDFDVLATSSICEVEAMKHHEKPVYGIQFHPEVHHTQDGHRVFENFHEVCKNL, translated from the coding sequence ATGATACTCATCATCAACAATCACGGCCAGTACAACCACAGAATACACAGGACACTCCGGTATCTCCAGATACCATCCAGTCTCGTGCCCAACACAACACCGCTGGATGAGATCATCTCAATGGAACCAGATGGCCTCATACTCGGCGGCGGCCCATCACTCGAGATGGCAGGTAACTGTGTTGAATACATCCAGAAACTCGATATCCCGATACTGGGTATCTGCCTGGGCCACCAGCTCATAGCCCTTGCATATGGGGGAGAGGTTGCAACCGCCGAGGCAGAGAGCTACGCCCAGATAGAACTGGAGATACTGGACGAGGATGACATATTCCGGGGCCTCGGCCCCAGGATGAGTGTTTGGGCCTCCCACAAGGACGAGGTTAAGAGGCTCCCCGAGGACTTCGATGTGCTTGCAACCTCGAGCATATGTGAGGTGGAGGCCATGAAACACCATGAGAAGCCAGTCTACGGTATACAGTTCCACCCTGAGGTCCACCATACACAGGATGGCCACAGGGTCTTTGAGAACTTCCATGAGGTCTGTAAGAACCTCTAA